Proteins encoded within one genomic window of Tachysurus vachellii isolate PV-2020 chromosome 16, HZAU_Pvac_v1, whole genome shotgun sequence:
- the vezt gene encoding vezatin isoform X2 codes for MTEDLDEEVVFENSPLFQYLQDLGHTDFEACSPISQKQQEEELGAGVQDILPPTRAGGIWRLAEILRSLSPFHQSGPSLQLEQQLDAAFRQYSLRCVLSQDVLLQEDVELIELLDPSALSLGSTSTACPSATSALPAPRYLSTPSIWDVSVLVGLLAILLTVWCSCPDNGRGLLWLCVCLVCVLCVRHGVHLWHKAAMQQWVQAQAVQLESLVINSRALTSLARKSLRLIQETEVISRGFTLVSAACPFNRAGHLRSQQLIGLRKAAYQSLRCVFRASRIATCIMLKSFPLNSEIDNVTNYVSTVPIRELGLGLGAEHLSDEQAQELTNDYSLPALKLLFQLWVGQSSEFFRRLALMMSSGRAELESKPHLLAYNSVATVTASLHPSLACCLGDLQRSYEFHRYFEMQQQAQNSGRASRARQKCRELNSVHTSIRSLQLHLKALLSEVIILEDELEKLMVTKESEEVTCAGYQELRERLHLLQPHMQASSCCWEDMTAQVERMLRRVTHCPGSEESPEEAAGPVPPPPAPISHIDDTDPIPEEQELEAYVSDSDSDTEWRGAVDMLSPWERERQRREREESRRVLLELKSVLGIRTSEGERDKRKLLLFSEKAALGQVATETSDLHPESSAGPSCTDLAAPASNHISQQLSGAEEEEKEEDLKQGGGEMARDTTEEQETEAVTEFCCGSSESAAEMQDKTGEEEGTRLFQSDGLMNEEADPNRSHPLSPIVPTLSVIDRLTELHGSEVLSIGSALAAQVAARSHAFTQLQECTYGDSDEEEEKEEDGENANEEISQPEVIKRAEK; via the exons ATGACTGAGGATCTAGATGAAGAGGTTGTGTTCGAG AACTCTCCTCTGTTCCAGTATTTGCAGGATCTAGGACACACTGATTTTGAGGCATGTTCACCCATCTCTCAgaagcagcaggaggaggaactGGGTGCTGGTGTCCAGGATATCCTGCCCCCTACCAGA GCTGGTGGTATTTGGAGGCTGGCTGAGATCCTGCGCTCTCTGAGTCCGTTTCATCAGAGCGGTCCCTCCCTACAGCTGGAGCAACAGCTG GACGCTGCGTTCCGGCAGTACTCCCTGCGCTGTGTATTGTCTCAGGACGTGCTGTTGCAGGAAGACGTGGAGCTCATTGAGCTGTTAGACCCCAGTGCTCTCTCTCTAGGATCCACAAGTACTGCCTGTCCGAGTGCCACCTCAGCCCTGCCTGCACCCCGCTACCTCTCCACACCATCTATatg GGATGTCTCTGTACTGGTCGGGTTGTTGGCCATCCTGCTCACGGTTTGGTGTTCTTGTCCTGACAATGGCCGAGGCCTGCtttggttgtgtgtttgtttggtgtgCGTCTTGTGTGTGCGTCATGGCGTTCATCTGTGGCACAAGGCAGCAATGCAGCAGTGGGTCCAGGCTCAAGCTGTCCAGCTGGAGAGTTTGGTGATCAACAGTCGAGCTCTGACCAGCCTGGCACGCAAATCGCTCCGTCTCATCCAGGAGACCGAAGTCATCTCGCGGGGATTCACCCT GGTGAGTGCGGCCTGTCCCTTTAACAGGGCGGGGCATCTGCGCAGCCAACAGTTGATTGGTTTGAGGAAAGCAGCCTATCAGAGTCTCCGCTGCGTGTTCCGTGCCTCCCGCATCGCCACCTGCATCATGCTTAAATC GTTTCCGCTCAACTCCGAGATTGACAACGTCACCAATTATGTGTCGACCGTACCAATTCGAGAGCTGGGCCTGGGCCTGGGGGCAGAGCATCTCTCTGATGAGCAGGCACAGGAGCTGACCAATGACTACAGTTTACCTGCTCTCAAA TTACTTTTTCAGTTGTGGGTGGGCCAGAGCTCGGAGTTTTTCCGCCGATTGGCGCTGATGATGTCTTCAGGGAGGGCGGAGCTAGAATCTAAGCCCCACCTTCTTGCGTACAATAGTGTGGCCACCGTCACTGCCTCTCTTCATCCCTCACTGGCCTGTTGCCTTGGTGACCTGCAGCGCAGCTACGAATTCCATCGCTACTTTGAGATGCAGCAGCAGGCTCAGAACTCGGGCCGAGCAAGTCGGGCGAGGCAGAAATGCAGAGAGCTCAACTCAGTGCACACGTCCATCCGTAGCCTTCAGCTCCACCTCAAAGCCCTGCTCAGCGA gGTAATCATTTTGGAGGATGAGCTGGAGAAGCTGATGGTCACTAAAGAGTCAGAGGAGGTGACCTGTGCAGGTTACCAGGAGCTCCGTGAGCGCCTGCATCTCCTGCAGCCTCACATGCAGGCTAGCTCCTGCTGCTGGGAGGACATGACTGCTCAGGTGGAGCGCATGCTGCGCAGGGTCACACACTGcccag GAAGTGAAGAAAGTCCAGAGGAAGCAGCTGGTCCTGTCCCCCCTCCTCCTGCCCCTATCTCACACATCGATGACACCGACCCCATCCCAGAGGAACAG gAACTGGAGGCCTACGTCTCTGACTCAGACTCAGACACAGAGTGGCGTGGGGCTGTGGACATGCTTTCGCCATGGGAACGAGAGCGTCAGAGGCGTGAGAGGGAGGAGTCACGCAGAGTTTTACTTGAGCTTAAATCTGTCTTGGGGATTCGAACTTCTGAGGGAGAGCGAGATAAAcgcaagctgctgctgttcagcGAAAAAg CTGCGTTGGGTCAGGTTGCCACAGAGACATCGGATCTACACCCAGAATCCTCAGCAGGTCCAAGCTGCACAGATCTTGCAGCGCCTGCAAGCAACCACATCTCACAGCAGCTTTCAggagcagaggaggaggaaaaggaggaggattTAAAGCAGGGAGGAGGAGAGATGGCGAGAGACACTACAGAGGAACAAGAGACCGAAGCTGTGACTGAATTCTGCTGCGGCAGTTCTGAGAGCGCTGCAGAAATGCAAGACAAGACAGGCGAGGAAGAGGGAACACGGCTCTTCCAATCAGACGGGCTGATGAACGAGGAGGCGGACCCGAATCGATCGCACCCCCTCTCTCCCATAGTCCCCACCCTCTCAGTGATTGACAGACTTACAGAACTGCATGGCTCTGAAGTGCTTAGCATCGGCTCGGCTCTGGCTGCTCAGGTGGCCGCTCGCTCGCACGCTTTCACACAGCTACAGGAATGCACCTATGGGGACtcagatgaggaagaggagaaggaggaggatggGGAAAATGCAAATGAAGAAATATCGCAGCCAGAAGTGATTAAGAGAGCAGAGAAGTGA
- the vezt gene encoding vezatin isoform X1, which produces MTEDLDEEVVFENSPLFQYLQDLGHTDFEACSPISQKQQEEELGAGVQDILPPTRAGGIWRLAEILRSLSPFHQSGPSLQLEQQLDAAFRQYSLRCVLSQDVLLQEDVELIELLDPSALSLGSTSTACPSATSALPAPRYLSTPSIWDVSVLVGLLAILLTVWCSCPDNGRGLLWLCVCLVCVLCVRHGVHLWHKAAMQQWVQAQAVQLESLVINSRALTSLARKSLRLIQETEVISRGFTLLLDRVSAACPFNRAGHLRSQQLIGLRKAAYQSLRCVFRASRIATCIMLKSFPLNSEIDNVTNYVSTVPIRELGLGLGAEHLSDEQAQELTNDYSLPALKLLFQLWVGQSSEFFRRLALMMSSGRAELESKPHLLAYNSVATVTASLHPSLACCLGDLQRSYEFHRYFEMQQQAQNSGRASRARQKCRELNSVHTSIRSLQLHLKALLSEVIILEDELEKLMVTKESEEVTCAGYQELRERLHLLQPHMQASSCCWEDMTAQVERMLRRVTHCPGSEESPEEAAGPVPPPPAPISHIDDTDPIPEEQELEAYVSDSDSDTEWRGAVDMLSPWERERQRREREESRRVLLELKSVLGIRTSEGERDKRKLLLFSEKAALGQVATETSDLHPESSAGPSCTDLAAPASNHISQQLSGAEEEEKEEDLKQGGGEMARDTTEEQETEAVTEFCCGSSESAAEMQDKTGEEEGTRLFQSDGLMNEEADPNRSHPLSPIVPTLSVIDRLTELHGSEVLSIGSALAAQVAARSHAFTQLQECTYGDSDEEEEKEEDGENANEEISQPEVIKRAEK; this is translated from the exons ATGACTGAGGATCTAGATGAAGAGGTTGTGTTCGAG AACTCTCCTCTGTTCCAGTATTTGCAGGATCTAGGACACACTGATTTTGAGGCATGTTCACCCATCTCTCAgaagcagcaggaggaggaactGGGTGCTGGTGTCCAGGATATCCTGCCCCCTACCAGA GCTGGTGGTATTTGGAGGCTGGCTGAGATCCTGCGCTCTCTGAGTCCGTTTCATCAGAGCGGTCCCTCCCTACAGCTGGAGCAACAGCTG GACGCTGCGTTCCGGCAGTACTCCCTGCGCTGTGTATTGTCTCAGGACGTGCTGTTGCAGGAAGACGTGGAGCTCATTGAGCTGTTAGACCCCAGTGCTCTCTCTCTAGGATCCACAAGTACTGCCTGTCCGAGTGCCACCTCAGCCCTGCCTGCACCCCGCTACCTCTCCACACCATCTATatg GGATGTCTCTGTACTGGTCGGGTTGTTGGCCATCCTGCTCACGGTTTGGTGTTCTTGTCCTGACAATGGCCGAGGCCTGCtttggttgtgtgtttgtttggtgtgCGTCTTGTGTGTGCGTCATGGCGTTCATCTGTGGCACAAGGCAGCAATGCAGCAGTGGGTCCAGGCTCAAGCTGTCCAGCTGGAGAGTTTGGTGATCAACAGTCGAGCTCTGACCAGCCTGGCACGCAAATCGCTCCGTCTCATCCAGGAGACCGAAGTCATCTCGCGGGGATTCACCCT TTTACTCGACAGGGTGAGTGCGGCCTGTCCCTTTAACAGGGCGGGGCATCTGCGCAGCCAACAGTTGATTGGTTTGAGGAAAGCAGCCTATCAGAGTCTCCGCTGCGTGTTCCGTGCCTCCCGCATCGCCACCTGCATCATGCTTAAATC GTTTCCGCTCAACTCCGAGATTGACAACGTCACCAATTATGTGTCGACCGTACCAATTCGAGAGCTGGGCCTGGGCCTGGGGGCAGAGCATCTCTCTGATGAGCAGGCACAGGAGCTGACCAATGACTACAGTTTACCTGCTCTCAAA TTACTTTTTCAGTTGTGGGTGGGCCAGAGCTCGGAGTTTTTCCGCCGATTGGCGCTGATGATGTCTTCAGGGAGGGCGGAGCTAGAATCTAAGCCCCACCTTCTTGCGTACAATAGTGTGGCCACCGTCACTGCCTCTCTTCATCCCTCACTGGCCTGTTGCCTTGGTGACCTGCAGCGCAGCTACGAATTCCATCGCTACTTTGAGATGCAGCAGCAGGCTCAGAACTCGGGCCGAGCAAGTCGGGCGAGGCAGAAATGCAGAGAGCTCAACTCAGTGCACACGTCCATCCGTAGCCTTCAGCTCCACCTCAAAGCCCTGCTCAGCGA gGTAATCATTTTGGAGGATGAGCTGGAGAAGCTGATGGTCACTAAAGAGTCAGAGGAGGTGACCTGTGCAGGTTACCAGGAGCTCCGTGAGCGCCTGCATCTCCTGCAGCCTCACATGCAGGCTAGCTCCTGCTGCTGGGAGGACATGACTGCTCAGGTGGAGCGCATGCTGCGCAGGGTCACACACTGcccag GAAGTGAAGAAAGTCCAGAGGAAGCAGCTGGTCCTGTCCCCCCTCCTCCTGCCCCTATCTCACACATCGATGACACCGACCCCATCCCAGAGGAACAG gAACTGGAGGCCTACGTCTCTGACTCAGACTCAGACACAGAGTGGCGTGGGGCTGTGGACATGCTTTCGCCATGGGAACGAGAGCGTCAGAGGCGTGAGAGGGAGGAGTCACGCAGAGTTTTACTTGAGCTTAAATCTGTCTTGGGGATTCGAACTTCTGAGGGAGAGCGAGATAAAcgcaagctgctgctgttcagcGAAAAAg CTGCGTTGGGTCAGGTTGCCACAGAGACATCGGATCTACACCCAGAATCCTCAGCAGGTCCAAGCTGCACAGATCTTGCAGCGCCTGCAAGCAACCACATCTCACAGCAGCTTTCAggagcagaggaggaggaaaaggaggaggattTAAAGCAGGGAGGAGGAGAGATGGCGAGAGACACTACAGAGGAACAAGAGACCGAAGCTGTGACTGAATTCTGCTGCGGCAGTTCTGAGAGCGCTGCAGAAATGCAAGACAAGACAGGCGAGGAAGAGGGAACACGGCTCTTCCAATCAGACGGGCTGATGAACGAGGAGGCGGACCCGAATCGATCGCACCCCCTCTCTCCCATAGTCCCCACCCTCTCAGTGATTGACAGACTTACAGAACTGCATGGCTCTGAAGTGCTTAGCATCGGCTCGGCTCTGGCTGCTCAGGTGGCCGCTCGCTCGCACGCTTTCACACAGCTACAGGAATGCACCTATGGGGACtcagatgaggaagaggagaaggaggaggatggGGAAAATGCAAATGAAGAAATATCGCAGCCAGAAGTGATTAAGAGAGCAGAGAAGTGA